The Candidatus Binatus sp. genomic sequence ACGGCGCCATTCCCTCCACCAAAGTCACCGGCCGCTGGCTGTTTCCGAAGGAAGAACTCGATCACTGGCTCGTCTCGAGTCTCGTACGTCCCGAGGGTCTCGGGCCGGTCGAGCCGATGCCGATCGTCGGTGGCAGCCACGATCCGCTGCTCGAATGGGCCTTGCGCGAGAGCGGATCTGGGCTCGCAACGCTACCGGAGGGAAGCGAGGCCGGTCTTGCCCGGTTCACGCAAGGGGAACTCATCGCCGCCGCGCTCCATCTCCATGCCCTCGACGGCGAGAATGTCGACTCCAATGTAAATCTGATGAGGGACAAGGCGAATTTACTTGATTCCGTGCTGATCGCCTTCGCGCGACGAGAGCAGGGGCTCGTCGTTGCGGCGGGTAATCCGCTCAAGATCGGCTCGATCGGTGATGTCATCAAGAAGCGCGGGCGGGTTGCGATGCGTCCTAAGGGAGCGGGCGCGCAGCTCCTACTTCTGATGTTGCTGCATCACACGAAAGCGAGCATCGATTTGATCAAGTGCATTAGTCCGCCTTGCCCAACTGGCCCTGACATCGCGCAGGCGATCCGCGCCGGCAGGGCTGACTGCGGGATCGCGACCCGGTCGGTGGCGAATACGGCCGGGCTCGATTTCGCTCCGCTGATCTGGGAACGTTTTGATCTCGTTATGCGCCAACGGGACTATTTCCGCCGACCGCTGCAGGCCTTTCTCGGCTTCCTGCGCAGCCCGGAATTGACGACGCGGGCAGAGGAACTCGGAGGGTATGATCTGTCCTCAGCCGGTCAGGTTCGTTATGCGCCGTGAGCTTTGCGGGTTGCGTTACCACAGTCAGCTCGGCCAGCGCGGATTGCCTCTTCTTGGCCGTGATTAGGAGAGACTGTCCCAAAAATGTTTCCATGCGTGAAGACAAGCCCGAATGTGATGAAGCGGCGCGTAGCAAGCGGCCGCGAGTTCGTGGCCGATGCATTTATTCATGCTGTCGGACTGGTCGTTGGTGTGGCGGGAGCTATTACGCTGATGGTGATGGTTGCGTCCCGCGGCACTCCATTCGAGTTGACCGCGGTATCGGTCTACTCGAGCGGGCTTCTCGCCATGCTGGGTTGTTCCGCAGCGTACAATTTAGCTCGATTCAGCAGCAGACGTGAGTTGCTACGCCGCTTCGATCATGCCGCAATCTTCGTGATGATTGCCGGCACCTATACTCCTTTCACTACCCTGCGTCTGGAGGGAAATTGGGCGATCGGGTTGAGCGTGACCGTGTGGTCCATCGCTGCCCTCGGTGTCGCACTTAAACTGACGCGTTCAGGATGGTCCGAGGCCCTATCGATTGCGACATATCTGGCTCTCGGCTGGATCGGGATCATTGCCTTGCAACCTCTCTTGGATTCACTTGCGCTCTCGACCTTGGTGCTGCTCGCCATCGGTGGCTTGCTCTACACAATCGGCGTCATCTTCCACGTTTGGGAGAAGCTGCATTTCCAAAATGCGATCTGGCATGGCTTCGTGCTGGCCGCGGCTGGCGTTCATTACGCTGCCGTCATGAGCGCGATTCTCGTGATACGTCCGCACATCTGAACTACCCGGACAGCTGCTCATGCACCAGTACGGCAAGTGTGTAGATGGGTCGTATT encodes the following:
- a CDS encoding substrate-binding domain-containing protein, which encodes MRLLTTGETAEYLRLKERKLYELVADGAIPSTKVTGRWLFPKEELDHWLVSSLVRPEGLGPVEPMPIVGGSHDPLLEWALRESGSGLATLPEGSEAGLARFTQGELIAAALHLHALDGENVDSNVNLMRDKANLLDSVLIAFARREQGLVVAAGNPLKIGSIGDVIKKRGRVAMRPKGAGAQLLLLMLLHHTKASIDLIKCISPPCPTGPDIAQAIRAGRADCGIATRSVANTAGLDFAPLIWERFDLVMRQRDYFRRPLQAFLGFLRSPELTTRAEELGGYDLSSAGQVRYAP
- a CDS encoding hemolysin III family protein, translated to MKRRVASGREFVADAFIHAVGLVVGVAGAITLMVMVASRGTPFELTAVSVYSSGLLAMLGCSAAYNLARFSSRRELLRRFDHAAIFVMIAGTYTPFTTLRLEGNWAIGLSVTVWSIAALGVALKLTRSGWSEALSIATYLALGWIGIIALQPLLDSLALSTLVLLAIGGLLYTIGVIFHVWEKLHFQNAIWHGFVLAAAGVHYAAVMSAILVIRPHI